In Oncorhynchus clarkii lewisi isolate Uvic-CL-2024 unplaced genomic scaffold, UVic_Ocla_1.0 unplaced_contig_9653_pilon_pilon, whole genome shotgun sequence, the genomic window TTAAAAGGATCGGGACGCTCCTCCCTAAAGACAGCGATGGGTGGGGTCATGGTAAGGGGCTGTATAAGCCAAAAGTCACAGATTTTACTGAGATAATAATGTGAAGTTTTACTGTTTACCATACATGTTTAAAAGCAATTTTACAATAATACACTGTCCTAAAATCATCAATTTAAGTATTAGGTTACATACCAATTATTACATTATTAGAAATATTAACAAAAATAAGCCCCAAATAGTGGGGAAATATACCATTCTCAACACATGGAAATACATGTAATATGCCTACTATCTGAAGATATAGACCTATTGCACATTAATCACACTTGGTGGGGATTCAATTACTTTGTCTGAGAAACATTTTTCAACTATCTCTGTGTATGCCTATAGTCAGATATTAGTAAGATATAACTACGATATTAATATATTACTAAGATATATGAAATAGCCTACTACGATATTACATCATTTTTATCCTTGTAATACATTTCTAAACAAATGAATTGATATTTCACCTCTATGTTCTTGCTGTGCTAGTAAGGTCGAACCCATTTAATATTAATTTTTATAGTTGCAATATTCCAGTCTATTTGGGGGTAATGCATCTCTACTGTCAACTTCTCCATATTTCTGAATACTGGCTTCTATTTCTTACTTATGATACAGGCAATTTACCTATTGAAAATACAAGTAGACTTCTCTTTATTGGTTAAATACCATAAAGCCAGAGTGATAAATAAATTAACGAATATTGAATTATTTTGTACTGAAATAAAATATGGAAATTACTGACTCCCTTGTGAAAACTACCAGCATTAAAAAACCTCTCAACACATCTCTAATATTAAAAACTTCGTAGACTTCAATGACTGTCATAATcatgtatatatctatatattttttatccatCTCTACCCTGTGTGTTTTATGTTTGATATTGTGTGCTGCTCAGAAGGTGCTAACAATGTCTTTGTAAGTCTTGTATGGAGGATTGTACCAACTTTTTGTCCAGTAAAATAAGCAGTGAAGTGTAATAACTTGAGGGGGATTGTGCCTATTGAACATTAACAAAAGGCATGTTGTATCTTGTTTATCTTGGAGGTGGGTCTGCATTGGGTGGGGCTCGCGGCTAATATAAAAAGTATTGGTTTGTAAGAGCTCATCACTGAACTTCTACTCCAGCATCGTCTTTAACTACAACCATGAGTCTCACCCCTAAGGACAAGAAAATGGTCAAGGCCTTCTGGGCTAAGGTGGCCGGCAAAGCTGAGGACATCGGCTGCGATGCTCTGTCTAGGTAATGGCTGTCATGCTGCTAATATTATAGCTGTTTTTGAAGAAAAATGTAGACTGTTTTTGTGTTAGCATTCCATCTTtcttgacatgttttttttcttccggtGCAGGACGCTGGTTGTGTACCCCCAGACCAAGACCTACTTCTCCCACTGGAAGGACCTGAGCCCCGGCTCTGCCCCAGTCAGGAAGCACGGTGGGACCATCATGGGAGGCATCAGTTTAGCCGTGGCCAGCATCGACGACATCAGCGCAGGTCTCCTCGCCCTCAGCGAGCTGCATGCCTTCAAGCTGCGTGTCGATCCCGCCAACTTCAAGGTCAGGACAGTCACAGCATTATTTATAATAATTTGTTTACCGTTGACACCACATGAAAATGTATCGTTAAAATGCATTTAAAATATATCGGGTACTCTTTACAGTAAAATGGACAACGTAGATTattaaataaaatattatattaAAACATGTAGCGTACTAATAATGTTCATTCCTTTCGTCCTGTAGATCCTGTCCCACAACATCTTGGTGGTGCTGGCTATCTTGTTCCCCAATGATTTCAACCCCGAAGCTCATGTGGCCATGGACAAGTTCCTGGCAGCGGTGGGCCGGGCTCTGTCTGAGAAGTACCGATAAGATGTGGACAGAAGGCATCAGACCAGACGGATTGCAGCATTGATCAGCACTGTGCTCAGCTCTGTATTGTTCTAAAATATAATTAAATGTTAAAACGCACATAATTACGTTTTTTGGTCTTTACTTTGGTTTTTAATTAGTTGTTTTGTAGAGCACAGGACCTGATATGATTAAATAAGTTGCTGTTTGCAAGTCTGAAAGACATCGAAAGTCAAAAAGGTATTAATAAAGAAAATGGAAACTATATGCAAAACATTTCCACACAAAGCGGTCCTTAGAGAAGTTAGCAGTAAAAGTTTAGAAGTAAATAAATGAAATCAGAGAAGGGAACAAAGTTGAAATAGTAGCCTATAGATCAATCAAATGGCTTGGTTAGAACTTGCTATTGATTAACAAGATTTAACAAACTATTTGACATAGGAACACACAAACAA contains:
- the LOC139401031 gene encoding hemoglobin subunit alpha-1-like, encoding MSLTPKDKKMVKAFWAKVAGKAEDIGCDALSRTLVVYPQTKTYFSHWKDLSPGSAPVRKHGGTIMGGISLAVASIDDISAGLLALSELHAFKLRVDPANFKILSHNILVVLAILFPNDFNPEAHVAMDKFLAAVGRALSEKYR